A genome region from Hymenobacter tibetensis includes the following:
- a CDS encoding sigma-54-dependent transcriptional regulator has protein sequence MSVSSPIHIFIVEDNAWYGELLEYKLAQNPDNQIQRFTTAQACLAHLNEQPDLITLDYNLPDGKGDEVLRQIKERLPDVAVIVISGQEDVRTAIGLLRQGAYDYLVKDEETADRLWNVVGNVRKQLQLRRENERLREQIGQKYDPSRAILGESVQMRQLASLIEKAARTNITVSVSGETGTGKELVAKAIHYQSPRRNRAFVAVNVAAIPHELLESELFGHEKGAFTGAISRRIGRFEEAHQGTLFLDEIGELPLDLQAKLLRVLQEREVQRVGGGQPIPFDARLMVATHRNMAEEVKEGRFREDLYYRLLGLPIVLPPLRERGQDILLLAESFLRDFCVQNKMAPCVFSPEAQELMLHYPFPGNVRELKAVVELAAVLAENDTIQPQDLSLRVQSNASNGTVGSVSTGNESLRVQVATIVQRYLDAHQGNILQVAAKLQIGKSTIYRMAQNNEVRLR, from the coding sequence ATGTCCGTTTCATCACCTATTCACATTTTTATAGTCGAGGACAACGCCTGGTATGGCGAACTACTCGAATATAAATTAGCGCAGAATCCCGACAACCAGATTCAGCGCTTCACTACCGCTCAAGCCTGTTTGGCGCACCTCAACGAGCAGCCCGATCTTATTACACTAGACTACAACCTACCCGACGGCAAAGGCGACGAAGTACTACGGCAAATCAAGGAGCGCTTACCAGATGTTGCCGTAATTGTGATTTCAGGTCAGGAAGATGTGCGCACAGCCATCGGCCTACTGCGCCAAGGAGCTTACGACTACCTAGTAAAAGACGAAGAAACCGCTGACCGTCTTTGGAACGTGGTAGGCAATGTGCGCAAGCAGTTGCAGCTCCGGCGCGAAAACGAGCGGCTACGAGAGCAAATTGGGCAGAAGTACGATCCAAGCCGAGCCATACTAGGCGAAAGCGTGCAAATGCGGCAACTAGCCTCGCTGATTGAGAAAGCCGCTCGAACCAACATTACGGTTTCCGTGAGTGGTGAAACTGGCACCGGCAAAGAATTGGTTGCCAAAGCCATTCACTACCAGTCGCCACGTCGCAACCGCGCGTTTGTGGCCGTGAACGTGGCTGCTATTCCGCATGAGCTGCTGGAAAGTGAGCTATTCGGACACGAGAAAGGAGCCTTTACGGGAGCTATCAGCCGGCGTATTGGGCGGTTCGAGGAGGCGCACCAAGGCACGCTCTTCCTCGACGAAATCGGCGAGTTGCCTCTGGACTTGCAGGCAAAACTATTGCGCGTTTTGCAGGAGCGCGAAGTACAGCGCGTGGGCGGCGGCCAACCTATTCCTTTCGATGCCCGCCTGATGGTAGCTACGCACCGCAACATGGCCGAAGAAGTGAAAGAAGGCCGCTTCCGGGAAGACTTGTATTACCGCTTACTGGGGCTACCTATCGTGCTGCCACCGCTCCGGGAACGAGGTCAAGACATATTGCTGCTGGCCGAATCCTTCTTGCGGGATTTTTGCGTTCAGAACAAAATGGCGCCTTGTGTTTTCTCACCGGAAGCTCAAGAGCTTATGTTGCATTACCCTTTTCCTGGCAACGTACGGGAACTGAAAGCAGTGGTGGAGCTAGCCGCTGTGCTGGCTGAAAACGACACAATTCAGCCCCAGGATCTTTCGCTCCGGGTTCAGAGCAATGCTTCCAATGGGACAGTTGGGTCCGTTTCGACCGGCAACGAGTCATTGCGGGTGCAAGTAGCAACCATTGTGCAGCGCTATCTTGACGCCCACCAGGGCAACATTCTGCAAGTGGCCGCCAAATTACAAATTGGGAAATCTACTATTTATCGGATGGCCCAAAACAACGAGGTTCGCTTGCGTTAA
- a CDS encoding T9SS type A sorting domain-containing protein — protein sequence MLHTYLGTTPKQTLNVTNLALAALGSGQPSRVEFLATESFDKIEIEVNSLLNVSYDVKVYYAYGIDANVVETATGVVSRFATSVQGVNYSTAVVDNNVTICANSGVLNPERTVDQNLANYAVFTTLAGVSCPSTLRVKLESPSPAGYHAGFVVGQQSLLDVNALSTMRITTYKNGVAQETATGAQLLQLTVLPDGKQQVSFPSTMAFDEVQVTRSTAASALNDLNVYYGFGLEPSVFRDQTPILSNFSSGANQFAVSSNGVLCALCANTSVLNPEKAADSNMSSNDYAVMRTGLVGALTSTGLRLNLNGSGTAGNSAGMVLSQGAGLLNTQLLNGITLRTYGGPNGDQLLETASGASLLQQGLLPDGRTEVFFRTTQNFQRVEIEVNNAVSALDQTRVYYAFAQDRPMGFPTIINPALAPLPVALKAFKAAVAGGAVSVTWQTASERNNSHFVVERSAHAKEGFVAIGQVEGAGNSTTGRTYSFRDEAATTATTLYYRLRQVDVDGKENFSPVAVVTLGHHATLALEVYPNPATTSSEVQVRLRGANVSGAMLSIHDVRGILLRQMPIAEQHQKLTATALPAGLYHLVLTDSQGQRVSTQRLVVAER from the coding sequence ATGCTGCACACTTACTTGGGAACCACTCCCAAGCAAACCCTGAATGTTACGAACTTGGCTTTAGCTGCTCTCGGGTCTGGGCAGCCTAGTCGAGTGGAATTCCTGGCAACCGAATCATTCGACAAGATTGAAATCGAAGTTAACTCGCTGCTCAATGTAAGCTACGACGTCAAAGTGTATTACGCTTATGGCATTGATGCCAACGTGGTAGAAACTGCCACTGGTGTAGTTTCTCGTTTTGCAACGTCTGTGCAAGGAGTGAACTACAGCACTGCCGTTGTCGACAACAACGTAACTATATGTGCTAACTCGGGAGTGCTTAATCCAGAGCGGACTGTCGATCAAAACCTTGCTAACTACGCTGTATTCACCACATTAGCTGGGGTAAGCTGCCCAAGTACTCTGCGTGTGAAACTGGAGTCACCATCGCCAGCAGGCTATCATGCCGGGTTTGTAGTAGGGCAGCAGAGCTTGTTGGATGTAAATGCGTTGTCCACGATGCGCATTACCACTTATAAGAATGGCGTGGCGCAGGAAACGGCTACGGGTGCTCAACTGTTGCAACTGACCGTTCTGCCGGATGGCAAGCAGCAAGTAAGTTTCCCTTCCACTATGGCTTTCGACGAGGTGCAGGTAACCCGCTCAACAGCCGCTAGTGCCCTGAATGACCTCAACGTGTATTATGGTTTCGGTTTGGAGCCCAGTGTGTTCCGTGACCAAACTCCTATTCTGTCAAATTTTTCTAGCGGTGCCAACCAGTTTGCAGTATCATCGAATGGGGTGCTGTGTGCACTATGCGCTAACACCAGTGTCCTGAATCCGGAAAAGGCGGCGGACAGCAACATGAGCAGCAACGACTACGCCGTGATGCGTACCGGACTAGTTGGCGCACTCACCTCCACCGGACTTCGTTTGAACTTAAATGGGTCGGGTACGGCAGGAAATTCAGCAGGAATGGTACTTAGCCAAGGGGCTGGCTTGCTCAACACGCAGCTGTTGAATGGCATCACGTTGCGGACGTACGGAGGGCCTAATGGTGACCAATTGCTGGAGACGGCCAGTGGAGCTAGTCTGTTGCAACAGGGTCTCTTGCCGGATGGCCGCACTGAGGTATTCTTCCGGACAACGCAGAATTTTCAGCGTGTGGAAATCGAAGTAAACAACGCCGTTAGCGCCCTCGATCAGACTCGGGTTTACTATGCTTTCGCTCAAGACCGCCCCATGGGCTTTCCAACTATTATTAACCCCGCCCTGGCTCCTTTACCGGTAGCACTCAAAGCATTTAAAGCTGCTGTAGCAGGCGGAGCAGTAAGCGTAACGTGGCAGACAGCCTCGGAGCGCAACAACAGCCATTTTGTAGTAGAACGGTCTGCGCATGCAAAGGAGGGGTTTGTCGCTATTGGCCAAGTAGAAGGTGCTGGTAATAGCACAACGGGCCGTACTTACAGTTTCCGCGACGAAGCGGCTACTACGGCCACCACTTTATATTACCGCCTGCGTCAGGTAGATGTTGATGGTAAGGAAAACTTCTCTCCGGTAGCCGTAGTAACACTCGGCCACCACGCTACGTTGGCCTTAGAAGTGTATCCCAACCCAGCTACCACATCGTCGGAGGTGCAAGTACGGTTACGCGGTGCCAATGTTAGTGGCGCCATGCTATCGATTCATGATGTGCGCGGCATTTTGCTACGTCAAATGCCAATTGCAGAACAGCATCAAAAACTGACAGCAACTGCCTTACCTGCTGGCCTGTATCATTTGGTGCTAACTGACTCGCAAGGCCAGCGTGTATCAACTCAGCGTTTGGTTGTGGCTGAACGCTAG